The genomic segment ccttttcaccaCACTGATGCAACATCGACCACAGACCCTCTGAGAGcctgagagagagaagggagagtcCTGACATTGAAGCCAGAGGATGATGTGCTCATATACACCtccctggagccctagtggcaaagtggttaagagcttggctcctaaccaaaaggttggcagtttgaatccatcagctgctccttggaaaccctattctgtcctatagttgagtcagaatgaacttgatggcaacaggtttttggtttttatacacctCCCCACTTTCCCTCTAGGGGACCGGGGAAAGGTCTTGACCTCTCAGAAACACAGTTTCTTCCTTGTAAAAGGAAATCACCTTTTACTCTCTACCTCCTGGAAATCATAtgcaataatataaaataatgaatttttttaaaaatcagtactTATAAAAAATTGAGAGTAAAATCACTGCCATGGATGTGGCTTCCCAGGCAGAAAGGTTGTGGAACCTGGCTTCTGGGACTTGACAGATATTAAGTATGGGAATTCTGTGTGGAGAGACCCAAAGGTATTCAAAGACAGTTGACCCAAGGGAGGCTTTCAGAACATCTAAGGTTTTGGGTTCTCTGTGATAAAAATTACTAACATTTTCCAACAAGAAGTTATGAATACTAAAGTAATAAAAAAGTAATAGTGGTCTGAATTTCACGTGTTTCTAAAGAACTTGATGCTGTCAGGTAAGGGTATAATTTTAGCCATAAGGGCACCACATTTTCATACAGGCTTCTAACGTGTGGGACCTAAttatcaactgtgtggattagaGCCAAAATATTATTCCCAAAGACTCAAGTTCTCTTTGGAAATAGAACTGCATAGAAAGACGTCATTTCTTTTATTCCCAGGGGAGAAACATAAATATAAAGGATTTATCCTCATAAGATATTCTGGCTACTTGACAGATGAAAAAGACGGGACCCTCCTGCAATAAGGCAAATACCTATGAAACACAACAAGCAGAGTTGGATGCAGTCACATGTGGTGAACAAAATCTATGAATTCACAGGATTGATTCTGATCTCTAATCTTCCTACAGGCCCTAACTCTATGccctcccaccacccccaccatcaGTACCAAAGAATCTGGTCTATTCTCAATAGTTATGGAATACACAAATGCTGATTTGTGATCAGAATTTTAAGATAAAACTACATACAGTATTCCTTTCCTTGGagattttcattttgactgaCCATCAGACAACTCTCACGGCTACAAACCTCTTTTCACAGCACAAAAGGACCACCCCTGGTTTCTTGCACATACCGTTGAATGACGTCATTCACGTCCTAGTGAGAAGGGAGAAAACAAGAATCAAGGAGTGATAGGCCATTCCCACTTACAAAGCTCATTACATCTCTACCACTCCCAGACGTGGTAGGAATAAATAGTTCCAATTGAGGGACAAAAGGAAATATAAGACCCAGGCTGACCATCCCTGAGGTTTCATGTGATATTTTCACATTCCCTAAAAGGTTGAAACAGCTTTGACATTTGTAGAAGTACAGCAAGAAACTTCCAGTAACTGGAGAAGAGATTTATTTATGAGGAAAAGAAGAGGCTCATGATACTTCTCCCAAATGCATTTGGCTTCCCATGAAATGATTTGAATAATTCATGGATGTTTAATTTCTTCAAAAGATATGTAAAGTGATATACTATTATCATGCCAGGCTTTGCATAAGCAAAGGTGAATTATTAGTAATAACAGTCCTCAAGAAGTTTACATGTTTTTTGCTGAGGATACAAGCAAACAAGTGCGTATATTAATGTAGGTGTTTCTCAAACCTATTTCTTCTTATTCTATACATTAACTATAAGTGGCCTCATCCATTCCCTTAATTCAACACACATGCATGTACTGTTATCTCCAATTCTCTACTTTTCTCAGACTTTGtctaaaatgaagaataaaatatatTCAGTAGTGAAGAAACCACAGGAATCAGCAACTCAAGATGTCTAAGTGTTAAATTACTGTTCACCAGACCTACTCTGTCTCCCTCTTTTACCCCACTGACCATAATTTACCAATATCCACTCAGTCACTGTTGTAAAAAACTACAATATTTTACCCTAAACTCCAGACTCTACCAAGCCAGGTTAGTTCatattcttcatttcttttatccatattctcttcttttttttgttgcaGGTACCACTTTATTTGTTTGAATAGATAATTACAAAAATGTTTGCTCTCCTTTACTCTGACTTACCATTCCATTTCACCAAGACTAGGGCAATGGTTAGGTCtagacatacatatacacacacatgcacatgcacacacacacacacaattttttttcttcctgtattaGGGCTTTTTATTGTATATGACATGAATTCAATAAAAACTGCTTCAAGGGGAAAAAAGGATTTGCGGACAGTTGTAACTTTAGTCAGAGTTGAATTTTGAAGTTCAAACTTTGTCATAAGGGTCTGGTCTATATTCTTCTCCAAATTTCACTGATTCCTCTACATTGACTTTATTCTCAGACAGTATATGAAGGAGCATGAATCTCCTGATATAAATTCCAGCAGAAAAGAGAACTTCTTTTCCAAGTTCCAATAAGATTCTGATGTTATATTTGCAATAAAATGTAGCATCAAACTGAATTGGATCAGGCACCTAACTTAAAACAGTCACGGTGTTGATGATGATTAACACTGGATGTGCATAAACTAATTTAACTAGAACTGAGCAACACACCCATCCTTGATGCTACTGATTTTATTAGCCCAAACCATCCACATGCACTGAAGTGAGATGTGTGTGATTCTTCAAAGGGTATTCCAGGAGTAGGGATGTCAGTTAGCTGGTGGTATAAGCAGCTCCATGCTACTGTTCCCCCCACAGaaacatcaaaaacaaacaaatagctGGACATATTGTGCCTCAGTAGGAATTAAGGCAAATCCATCTTAAGTGTGAAGTTTTTAATTTATCTGCTTAGCAGCTAGACTGAGTTTAATGTTTACTATAACTACAAGTTAGAGGCTTACATTTCCTCTAGTGTTCTTGCTTTTGtctctcctgttttttgttttgtttttttccccttagaAATTCTTTCTTAAACAGTCTGTTTCTTGCAGCTCTCTCAATTGTAATTCACTGTTACTATACTGGAGCCCTGTTTACACAGTGGTTAGGTATTGGGGAGGAGAACAGTTTCATATTCTTATAATTAAATCTcagctttgttctgttttcagtGAGCCTGAGTGCCTGGGTTATAACATTCAGAATagtttcttgctctttttttttttttttctccccttataTGAGACCGGAAGGCtaaagttggttaaaaaaaaaaaaaaaaaaccaaaccccttgccatccagttgattctgactcatagcgaccctataggacagagtagaactgccccacagggtttccgaggggcacctggtggattctagaCTTATATAATTACCTTTCCCCTAGACCAGATAAAGCTCTAGAAAAGTAGTTTCCCTTGAAGGCAGTCCCAAGAATGAAATACTCTGGGTATATTTCAAAATGGTTATTCCCCCCACCCTGGCATATTCCAGCTttcaataacaacagcaacaaaatgaaaaGGCATACTAAAAGGTAAAGAATAGCACAGCCTGAAGAGACAAGGCAAACATCAGAACCAGAATCAGATCTGACAGAAATTTCAGAATTATCAGGCCCCTAATTTaaaatataggagccctggtgatatagtggttaaagcactcggctgctaactgaaaggtcagtggttcaaactcaccagctgcttcacggGAAAAAGACacagcagtcagcttccataaaaattacagtgttGGACACCCTAGGGGGATGTTCTACTTGATCCTAAgattcagaattgatttgatggcaactggtttggttttggcttatgcTTAATATTATTATACAAAAGGCCACTATAAGTAGgagccaatttgacagcaccAAAGGACAACATGCTTAATATACTAAGCTCTCTAATAGAAAACTTAAAAGTGGAAGAGGTACTGTAAGTAGAGAGACGGAAACTCTAATTAGGATCAAAAGAAATActagaaataaaaaaacactataacagaaataaatgaagaaagcctttAATAGGCTCAATCTTAGGCTGGACAGGGCTAAGGAAAAAACCATTAATTTTGAAGGTATGTTACTAGAAACTTCCAGCATTTCTAAAACTGAAatgcaaagagaaaacaaaataaaacaaaaatggaacagaattccaagaactgtgaggcaataacAAAAGGTACAACACATGTGTAATGGCTgcacaaaaagaaggaaggagaaaagaagcaaatgaaatatttgaagtaataatagctgagaattttctagaattaaagacagacaccaaactacagACTCAGGAAGCTCAGAGAACACCAAGCAAAACAAATCCCAACAAATTTACACCAaagcatatcatattcaaactacagaaaaaaaaaaaaacaaagagaaaatctcgAAAGAAGCCAAGGGTAAAGGGGAAACACCTTACCTACAGAAGAACAAGGACATATACTACAATGGAATTTTATTCAGAGCTATACAAGCAAGAAGATAGTGGAgcaaaatatttaaagtattgaaagaaaaaaaaaaatcaccaacattAGATTTTGTACCCCGTAAAACTGGCTttgaaaaatgaaggagaaataaagactttttcAGACAAAAACTGAGAGGATTTGTTACCAGTAGACCTGCACTGCAAGAAATGTTAGGATAAGTGCTTCAGATAGAAGAAACCTGTATCTACGTAAAGATAGGAAGAGAGTTAGAGAAGGAGTAAAGGAAGGTGAAACAAATCTTTCTTTAGCTAAGAATAGTGGGCATATCTGGCATTTTGGCTTGAGGCTGCTCCCATCACCACTTTCGCAAATGAGATGATACATAGATTCTCTGAGAATGGGGCATGCAATGAGTTTGCACCACTTTGCTGTCATAGTTGAAGGGGGCTCACTAGATTTGGAGCACTGGGTAATACTCACACAGTGACATTGTTGGCAGAGGTGGCATTCTCAGAGACAGGTGATTGAGACAGGCCAGTAACTCTACTAGCCGAAGGTTGCAGTCGTGATTGCGGAAACTATATTCTTGTCTAAAGTTGGATATATCCACAGTGGAGAACAGAGAAGGGtcaagacaaccacaaaatcctagccaatctGAATGACACAGACATATGCATAGGAGGTATGAAATtacctaacagaaataccagaccATAAAATGGCCTGAACTTTGAACATGCTCCCCTAACAAAACACAGATCCATTAGATGAGAACAGCAACTTTATTGCCTCAAGTGGCTGGACCTAACTTCTCTGTTCATGCTTAGTGATCAGACAAACACTGGCACACAGGGCAACCCTTGGATGCTATGCTtaaaatttatacttttttttttttctctgaaactgAGACATCAGCAGCGATGCACCAAAGGGAGGACAGGTTTTATAAATGTGTCCCAGGCAAGTaactaaaagaaagaaacaaaaacagccTTCGGGGAGGGGTTCAGAATCCAGCAATGCAATGACATAGTATTAAAATGTCTATTTTTCAATAAGATTTATGAGCTAcacaaagaaacaagtaaatacGACCCATACTCATGGGGAAAAATACCAGTCAATATAAAATGCCTCTGAATGGCCCCAGATGTGAGAGTTAGGTGACAACACACTTCAAAGCAGCTATTGTAAAAAGATTTAAAATCTAAAGGAGTCAATGCTTGAAGAATTAAAGTAGGATAAAAATGAATTCACACATAGAGATTTCCAAGAGGGACATAAAGTTATATTTAAACATGTAAATTCTGTAATTTGTAAATCAAAtgacaaaaatgaaatatttacttgagaagcTTAACAGCAGATTAAGACGGCAGAAGAATATCACTGAACCTGAAGGTCCACCAACAGAAATTTTCAAATCTAAAAAGCCCCCGCAAAaataaaaattgctgttgagtcgattccgactcatagcgatcctatagaactgaatagaactgccccacaggctttccaaggagcagctggtgaatttaaactgccaaccttttggttagcagccttagaaTCTAAAGCAccgggagaaaaaagaaaaaagcctcagAGAACTGCAGTATAGCGATAAATGTACCAACATTTTTATAAATGGAGTCccaaaaggagagaagaggaaaaaaaaaattgaagaagtaATAGGATAAATTCAAATTCTATAAATATAATATACTCATCTAAGTAAGAAGCTCAATGACCACAAACTAGATATATACAATGAAATCTACACCTATGCGCATCATTGAAAACAATGACATAGGGGAAACATTTAATACagaaagaggtaaaaaaaaaaaaaaaattaccacacaCAGGACACCAACAATATGATTGTTTGCTGAGTCATCATCTGAAAGCAATGGAGGCTAGAAGACACTAGATTGGcagattcaaagtgctgaaaaaaaattaaaaaaccaacaATAGAGAATTCTATATAAAGCAAAATTTgcttcaaaaatgaagaagaataaaCACATTCCCTGATAAAGACAGAGAGAGTCTATTGTTGGCAGAGCAgcattatagaagacgttaaagAAAGTCCTTCAGCCAGAAAGAAAATTCCTACTCAAATCCATAAGGAGAATTGAAGACTAGAAGAAATGGTATAAAATCTAGATTAATATAAAAGATGATAGCAATGAGTTTCCgtttatggggatggaaaatgTCAATGGATGTTGGTAACGGCTGCATTTGAACTGTACATGAGAAgtgttgaattggtaaatgttgtGTTACCTCtgtttttacaagaataaaaaagactataaacatttttctcatttcttttgttaGCCACTTAAAAAAACCTAAGATTATTAAAGcaataattaaaaatacaattgataattatacatatacatgtaataTATGGATCCTTGGTGGCAGagtagctgccaaccaaaaggttggtagttcgaactcaccgttccttggaaatcctatggggcagtcctactttgccctatagggctgctatggatcggaatcaactcaatggcaccgagTTTACATGACATATATATATGATAATAATGTcacaaagaacagagaggaaATGAAACGATACTGGAGTCAAGTCTCTATATTTTATTGGAATTAACTTTATTGATCTGAACTATACTGTGATAGGATAAGATGCATACTGCAATTACTAGAGCAATCACTAGGAAAACAACTCAAAGAAACAAGAGTTTAAAAATCAGAGAAATCATAATAGtaccattaaaaatatatatatatttaatataaggGAAACCAGctaaagagaaagggaagaaactTCCAGGAAGACGGAAATAAGAGCAGAAGTAAGTTCCCGATCTTTCCACAAGAATATCAAGAAATATAAACTTTGTGTCTGAATCAGCAGAACCCTGTACAGGTGAGCAGGGAACTGCTTCAAAGACATCCAGAGAGGCGTATGCCAAAGATGAGAACAAAGAGGTAGGAGAAGCATTTCCTACATGGTCCTTACACTTTCCCTTCCTAGTGCCACATACCCACAGCTCTAGCATCCCCTCCCCAAGTGCCTCCTTTGCAGAAacggaaaagccaatcctcagaAACAGCAAAGGACCCCAAACAGCCAAAgcaaccttgaaagaaaaaaaaaaaaaaacagagtaggaggactcatacttctCAACCTGAaaatataaagctacagtaatcaaaatagtctaATACTGGTATCACGATAGACATATAcgcaaatggaatagaattgagagtccagatatAACCACATGCAACTATGGTCAACTGGTCTTAGACAAGGGGGCTAAAAATCCATCCAATGGTAAAAAATAGTCTCCCTTAATAAACTGTGCCAGGACAATTACATTTCCACAGGCAAAAGAATAAGCCTGGATCTATACCTCATGCCACAtacgaaaactaactcaaaatggatcaaagatctaaaagTAAGACctaaaactcttaaaagaaaacatagggacctAGTCTTCAACAATGGATCCTCAGATATGACAttgaaagcacaagcaacaaaaggcaAAATAGATAAACATGATCTCTTCAAAACTGAAAACTTTTGTATATCAAAGGATTTATTTtatcaacaaaatgaagaaaacaacctacagactgaggtAAAacttttgggaaccatatatcagataagggtttaataGCTACAATATATAAGCtcttacaacttaacaacaaaaaaacagcccAATCAAAATATAGGCagaggatttgaacagacatttcaccaaggatATTCGAATGACtatcaaacacttgaaaagatgctcaacttctacactgtcctgtagggtcaatgtgagtcagaattgactcaacggcaatgagcttggttttttGGCGGGAGGGTTTAGGCTTAAAAAAGAGCCAATTCGAGAGCAGAGAGgggatctcactaccaccaagaaagaagagctagtaGTGAagcgtgtcctctggacccgggatccctgcactgagaacattctagacccaggagacagaaagctgtaacactggaggcaGCGTAAGATGGTGAAAAACAGTGGCAGGGAACCAGGCAGCAGGACCAGAAGATCAGGAGGAGACAGCACGGTGGGCTTTCCggcccacagagcgagaaagATGAGCTCTCTCAGGCTGAGGCTTACTAGCAGACTGGGGTCCTTTTTGGcatttattggcagagctaaagagctgtgtaatacttgcccaagcagggcagaggccaagctgGGGGCTAAGGGATCAAGGGTCGGAGAGGCCAAGGGCCACAGAGAAGcttgcctgcaggcatggctgaaaagaagctgtcctgactgaagaactgtatcctgagtcatgcCTGATCCTGAaatgtagcctgttacttccctactaAACCCCGTAACTGTATTGTCTGTTAGGTTCTGTGTGgtcactgcaacaaattatcgaacccagcagagaaggagagagtaCCGTGGGAGGGActgatggctggtgtcagaatttggtaaaaaagTTGGAAGATGgagacatgtctgacctctgcctcacaggaaccagCCTGGGGCTGCTGATCTTGATCGTGCCTTCTTCCtgtccttgtgaagttagaggaagtaAGATCTGCCAgtcatgccatttttacatacagaaaggttaaaaaatagacaaaatcaatgaaacaaaaaaagttctttgataagatcaacaaaattgaccaaAAAACTGAGcgagaaaaaaaattactaaaatcagtAATGAAAGAGAGGACATCACTAAGGGAgttacagaaatgaaaaggaatataAGGAAATACTGTGCCCAATATTATGTCAACAAATtagacaacttagatgaaatggaaaactCCTAGAAAGACATGCATTACCAAAAGCTGATataagaagaaataaagagagggaaaaaaattgaaataaacctTTACAAGTAAAGAAATTTTAAATCTTTCCAAAAAGAAAAGCTTGGACTAATATAGATTCACTGACAAATTCTGTTGAATATTTGAAGGAGAAATAATACCAACCCTTCAcaaattttatttcagaaaaCAGAGGAGGGGACAGATTCCAACTTATCCTACAAGgacagaagaggaaaaaatatCTTTGGAATCCAAAGAGTATTTGTTTGCCTGCGATTAAACTGAGTGAACAGGGGTTGGACAAATGTTCAACATTAGATCACAGATAACAGGGGCTCAGAGAACGTCACTGGATACAACGGATCTTTTCTCCAATTTCTCCAAATTTTTTCACTGCACTTCATAAATCAATAAAAAGGAGATTTTCCTTTGGTATTCATGCAGTCAATTACTCCTATAATCTCTGGAATACATGCTGGGAACTGGTACCATAGGACCAAATGAACTTTAGCGGCACCACAAGAAAAAGTTCAGTGACACAGAAAAGAAGACATTTAGTCTTAATTTTCTCAAATCTCAAATACAGAGGTTCTCTCCCAAGTCGTACCTGCAGCATCTCCATTGTTGTCCCTTGTAGCCGATGCTGCAGATCTGACATGAGTTTTTTCACATCATCACTCTGCTGGCCCAGCTCATTTTCAGCCTCTGACAGGTTCTGCATAACACTCTCCTCCTCGCTCTTCAGCTCCTCCAGCTCCTTCTGCTCCTCATTGTCCAGGATACTTCTCAGCTGACTGAAGTTTTCCCGGACACTCTGTCTCTCAGTCTGTATGTATTTCTTCAGAGATgagaggggtgggggggggggaggcgtGTAGTCTATATTAGCAGAGGGCTTATTTTGCAATTGGCTAGAACCCAGGAATGGAACTATTTTCTTTGGTAAATTCTCAAAGGAGTGGAATATAGAATCAGGAAAGCAACTGGGGGGAAGctgttatttttttcctattatttccCCTCCCTCACTTCCCAAAACAATGGCTACAAGTCAGCCATATCAAAGCCTATCCTGAGCCAAAGTGAAATACCAAGATGAAGCTTACCTTTCACAGAGCTTCCCAGGGCACTCATGTCTCCTTGCATGACTCACCACTTCCCCACACCCCCACCACCAGCTCAATGTTTAACACTGAGGTCAAAACCCTGGGCCATGTCAAATGTCTTCCATCAGAGAACTCACAGCATTAGATACTATGACAGGACTGGGACACAAGATTCACCAGCCTTGCTCACCAGAAAGTAACCTCTGTATCTTTGGCTGTAAATATTTGCATTCATTTCTAACAGATTCACTCTCCACCCTCTAACCTTCCATCAGGGAAGGGACAGAGAACAGCACTAATCAAGTGTTTAATGAACTCGTTAACTATCAGCGAACAAAGAGGTCAAGGCGTTCTTGTGACTAGGACCCTGCCAATGAACCTCTCAGAACTTCCTCAGGAAGAGACTTTTCCTACCTTCCAGgagtccctctcttctctgaggtCAGCTTTCCACTTCTCAGCTTTCTCCTGCTCCTTGCTAAGACTCTCAAAGGCTGCCTGAAGGTTCTTCTATGAAAATTGAATCACATAACAATCAAACTATGAGCTTTCTTAGCACCTGGATAGAGGTTAAATTGAGGGAGAAATTAGGCTAATCAGAGAAGAGACAAGAGTTTACAAAAGCTGTGAGACTGGCTTCAGTATCtatgacttggaaaaaaaaaatctaagaagaTGAATGTACTCTTTACATCTCAGATGACAGAAGTCATTTTTATGTCATCAAGAATAGCATTATTCTATCTTGTCCTAGAAAAAGAACCTGAAAAGTCCTTTCCTTTTGACCTATCAAGTTCTGCAGCTGCCCTCTAGCTGGGGCAATGAGAGTTTCATTTGGCCACCAAATATCCACCCAACTAGCAGAAGGTACAACATTATCTACCCCTGGCCAAGAGTCTGTATTCAAGGTGTATTATTTAAAAGGGAGAAATACGCAGGAATGTCCTTCAGGCTAGGAGTGTAGAGTATGGAAATAAGTAACAGACCTCAGGTCTATGGTGACAAAGTAATTAAAGAACAATGGAAAGTGGTGATTTCCATGAGGTTCTATTTTCTACCTTGTTTCCCTCCACCCTGGTCTCACCTGGTACTCCGGGACAACCTCCTCCACAAGGAATGTGGGGTGACCATGGTGCTCCTGAGACCTCTCACAAAGCCAGCAAATGAACTTCCCATCCAGTTTACAAAAAAGCCTGAGTTTCTCTCCATGGTGGACACAGTAAtattccttctcttctttttctagacTCATCTTCACCTCCTTAAGTCTCTCTACCATGCTGGCTAGACGCTGATTAGACCGTAGGTTTCCAGGCTGGTATTTGATCCGGCAGACAGGACAGCTGCTCTCCTTTTCTTGGCTGACCATGGACTTCTTGTTATCTGCAGTGATACAGGCTTGGCAGAAGCTGTGGCCACAATCTAGGCTTATGGGTTCCATCAGGAGCTCCAAGCAGATGGGGCAGGTTGCTTCCTCCTCTAGGTTCACCAGGATTTTTGAAGCCATTGCACTGCTCCCCTGGATTCTTCCTGTCCTGACTTCTGAGGCTCTTCTTGCTCAGACTCTTAGGCTGCTTTACAAATTCATAGAaatatagggggaaaaaaaaaaggaacctgtGCAGAAATCGAGGACAGCCCAAGAAGACTGAAATACTGAAGGACaaaaaagaagagggagagaaacaggAAAGTTCAATCACCTGGCAAAAAAGGCTTTCAATAATAATTTCAAACACCTTATTCTTACTTCATGTCACATAATAATTTCCATCCTTAGCTGTGCTAAGGATTATTTTCCTTTATACCTACTGGGCATAAGAACAAACTTGTGAGATCCTTGTGTGGTCCATCGTCTATCATGTCTTTATTTCCCATGCCCAAGACACATCTTCAATGTTAAAAGAACCGAATCCACTGATGCCTCAGGGCTTTTACATTTGCTCTTTGCTCAGTGTGAAATGTTCCCGATATCAGTATGACTCACTCTTATACTTCAGTCAACTCTCCCCTTACAAGTCCTGTTATCCAAAGGGCTCACTCTGACTAGCTCATTTGCAGTGTAACCAGTCCCAACATTTGCTGTACATTTGCAATTTCTTTTATTATCACTATGCAATCAATGATACAGTATGTGTATGTTTCCTCAGAAATTATGGAGGATGACACATCATGAGATTTACAGTCTAGAGTCAGTCCTTTCTTCAGTGCTGCTTTTTCTCAATGCGACACTTTCCCACATCAAGAAAAGTATTCAGACTAGTGTCAGAGGGACCAATCTGTTACAGTAGAGTTCAAAACCAACGAGACTTCCACTCTCTCAGAATTTTGACAAGAATGTTTCTCCACGGCTGTGTGCCATAGACAATGGCAGACCCTGTGTGACTAA from the Loxodonta africana isolate mLoxAfr1 chromosome 7, mLoxAfr1.hap2, whole genome shotgun sequence genome contains:
- the LOC100674877 gene encoding tripartite motif-containing protein 5-like, which codes for MASKILVNLEEEATCPICLELLMEPISLDCGHSFCQACITADNKKSMVSQEKESSCPVCRIKYQPGNLRSNQRLASMVERLKEVKMSLEKEEKEYYCVHHGEKLRLFCKLDGKFICWLCERSQEHHGHPTFLVEEVVPEYQKNLQAAFESLSKEQEKAEKWKADLREERDSWKKYIQTERQSVRENFSQLRSILDNEEQKELEELKSEEESVMQNLSEAENELGQQSDDVKKLMSDLQHRLQGTTMEMLQVRLGREPLYLRFEKIKTKCLLFCVTELFLVVPLKFIWSYGTSSQHVFQRL